In a single window of the Campylobacter fetus subsp. testudinum 03-427 genome:
- a CDS encoding putative protein (DUF150 domain) (Pfam match to PF02576.13 DUF150) has translation MTDLSNLVSQCGVDLYDTEVVNENGRVIYRVYITKKDGVSLEECEMLSKLLSPIYDVMPPVSGEWILEVSSPGLERKLSKIEHFKLSIGEFAKIILNDKTEIKGKIVSLKDDYICINSQNDDMIEVKFENIKKAKTYIEW, from the coding sequence ATGACAGATTTATCAAATTTAGTATCGCAATGTGGAGTTGATCTGTATGATACAGAAGTCGTAAATGAAAATGGTAGAGTTATATATAGGGTTTATATAACAAAAAAAGATGGTGTAAGCTTAGAAGAGTGTGAAATGCTGAGCAAACTCCTTTCGCCTATTTATGATGTAATGCCACCAGTTAGTGGAGAGTGGATTTTAGAGGTTTCAAGTCCAGGACTTGAGAGAAAACTTAGTAAGATAGAGCATTTTAAGCTTAGTATAGGCGAGTTTGCTAAAATTATACTAAATGATAAGACCGAGATTAAAGGCAAGATAGTATCTCTAAAAGATGATTATATATGTATAAATAGCCAAAATGACGATATGATTGAAGTTAAATTTGAAAACATAAAGAAGGCTAAAACCTATATCGAGTGGTAG